One Thauera sp. K11 DNA window includes the following coding sequences:
- a CDS encoding NAD-dependent epimerase/dehydratase family protein — protein MKIFLTGANGFIGRHLTQHLAAAGHEIITLVRPGVAVDIPGSARLVRGDLAGVESWQDELAACDALIHLAARYRIGNVDRAEMAASNIEGTRRVLHAAWRGGVGRIVHVSSTAALGETFGRLGDESQRHNGRFRSFYEQTKHVAHGLAEVLKGRGVPLMIAIPGGVFGSGDGSDLAQALGQFVQGRLPAQVASGSRFQLCSVEALCDGLRRVVEQGVCGRDYLLTGQTVGMEQLITRAAQICHLPTPRTVTPEQLRWPARLCDALRPLGLRLPLSRETLRVMDGSTYLYSSARAEAELGWPWQQVCDEFDSRFDAYVRSLRTAGNRV, from the coding sequence ATGAAGATATTTCTCACTGGCGCGAATGGCTTCATCGGCCGGCATCTGACGCAGCATCTGGCGGCGGCTGGGCATGAAATCATTACCTTGGTCCGCCCCGGCGTCGCTGTCGATATACCGGGGTCGGCGCGGCTGGTTCGCGGCGACCTGGCTGGGGTGGAAAGCTGGCAGGACGAACTCGCAGCCTGCGATGCCCTCATTCACCTTGCAGCACGCTATCGCATCGGCAATGTAGACCGGGCCGAGATGGCCGCCTCCAACATCGAAGGCACGCGGCGCGTTCTGCACGCTGCTTGGAGGGGAGGCGTAGGGCGTATCGTGCACGTCAGCAGTACCGCAGCCTTGGGCGAAACTTTCGGGCGGTTGGGTGACGAATCGCAGCGCCATAATGGCCGCTTCCGTTCTTTTTACGAGCAGACCAAGCACGTTGCACACGGCTTGGCCGAGGTGCTCAAGGGAAGAGGCGTTCCGCTCATGATTGCCATTCCCGGCGGAGTATTTGGGTCGGGCGACGGTAGCGATTTGGCGCAGGCCCTTGGGCAGTTCGTGCAAGGCCGGCTGCCCGCCCAGGTCGCGAGCGGGAGCCGCTTTCAGTTGTGCTCCGTTGAAGCCCTGTGCGATGGCCTCAGGCGGGTGGTCGAGCAGGGCGTATGTGGGCGGGATTATCTATTGACCGGACAGACGGTCGGGATGGAGCAACTGATCACTCGGGCCGCCCAGATTTGCCACCTGCCGACACCCCGGACGGTCACCCCCGAGCAGCTACGCTGGCCAGCCCGGCTCTGTGACGCCCTGCGCCCGCTCGGCCTGCGCCTGCCGCTGTCGAGGGAAACCTTGCGGGTCATGGACGGTAGCACCTACCTATACAGCAGTGCCCGAGCCGAGGCTGAACTGGGCTGGCCATGGCAGCAGGTTTGCGATGAATTCGACTCCCGCTTCGACGCCTATGTGCGCAGCCTTCGCACCGCCGGAAATCGGGTATGA
- a CDS encoding acyl-CoA reductase, which translates to MSAALKRSPAEVARALRKWLTSLPADWPPADTATTAFCRQRLERLADEAVLTAKVAADLGSRPWRPLGHVLAVVSENDHLGVVAALMAAALTGNRLTLKSRAGLAALRSLRDALGWDEAACRIADWSSEGQNDAELLAGVDGVVLAGSEALIRHYRRAAAQRVRLIEYGPQMSAACIAEWPVSTTEQAACIDALIRDTTLFLQNVCSSPQFVLTPGAAAAEALFAALAARLAVMPPLPEEIRLQQSIKAQELRLLARLGEPVDVALDAGTGWAVTRSPSDVAYWMPRGFRLIVGGLEKLQEPSLPLQTLGIWPSPAVGPVEAAALHRCRLGRMHERPVTAPHDGHWELAQWVSFVSCDTQ; encoded by the coding sequence ATGAGTGCAGCTTTGAAGCGCAGCCCGGCCGAAGTGGCCCGCGCCCTTCGGAAATGGCTTACCAGCCTGCCGGCAGACTGGCCGCCCGCCGATACCGCCACGACGGCTTTTTGCCGGCAAAGGCTCGAGCGGCTTGCCGATGAGGCGGTATTGACTGCCAAAGTCGCAGCCGATTTGGGCAGCCGGCCATGGCGACCCTTGGGGCATGTGCTGGCGGTCGTCAGCGAAAACGATCATCTGGGCGTCGTGGCGGCGTTGATGGCCGCAGCGTTGACCGGCAACCGCCTGACACTCAAGTCCCGGGCCGGCCTGGCGGCACTGCGAAGCTTGCGGGATGCCCTGGGCTGGGATGAAGCAGCATGTCGCATCGCCGACTGGAGCAGCGAGGGGCAGAACGATGCCGAATTGCTGGCAGGCGTCGATGGCGTCGTGCTGGCCGGAAGCGAGGCGCTGATTCGACATTACCGCCGAGCTGCCGCTCAGCGCGTGCGGCTGATCGAATACGGCCCGCAGATGAGCGCGGCCTGCATTGCCGAGTGGCCTGTCTCGACGACAGAACAGGCAGCCTGTATCGATGCCCTGATACGGGACACGACCCTGTTCCTGCAGAACGTCTGCAGTTCTCCCCAGTTCGTGCTGACCCCCGGTGCGGCGGCAGCGGAAGCCCTGTTTGCGGCATTGGCGGCGCGGCTGGCGGTCATGCCGCCGTTACCGGAGGAAATTCGCCTGCAGCAGTCGATCAAGGCGCAGGAGTTGCGGCTCCTGGCACGCTTGGGCGAGCCGGTCGACGTCGCCCTCGATGCCGGTACGGGCTGGGCCGTTACACGCTCGCCGTCCGATGTGGCGTACTGGATGCCACGAGGTTTCCGTCTGATCGTCGGTGGCTTGGAGAAGCTGCAGGAGCCCTCTTTACCCTTGCAGACCCTGGGTATCTGGCCATCGCCGGCCGTCGGCCCGGTGGAGGCGGCAGCGCTGCATCGCTGCCGCCTGGGACGCATGCACGAACGTCCTGTGACCGCGCCCCACGATGGGCATTGGGAATTGGCCCAATGGGTCAGTTTCGTGAGTTGTGACACGCAATGA